The sequence CGCGAGCTTTTCGACGGCAGGTCAGCCGACACACCGAGGGCTGCTGAATGAATACTGAGTTGCCTCTGGCCAAGCTGATTCGCCGACTGTTGCTGCTGGTGGTGGTGATGTTCGCCTTCGGCTTCGCCCTGGTGCCGCTCTACGATGTGATGTGCAAGGCCTTTGGCATCAACGGCAAGACCGCCGGCGCCTACGAGGGCACACAGGTGACGGATGACGCCCGTGAAGTGCGGGTGCAGTTTCTGGCCACCAACGCCTCGGGTATGACCTGGGAATTCCATCCGCTGGCCGATCAGCTCAGCGTGAACCCGGGCGCCATTCAGGAGATGCGCTTCGTCGCCTTCAACCCCACCGACCGTCCGATGACCGCGCAGGCGGTGCCGAGCATTTCGCCATCCAAGGCGGCCGCCTATTTCCACAAGACCGAGTGCTTCTGCTTTACCCAGCAGGTGCTGCAACCCGGCGAGCGCATCGAAATGCCGGTGCGCTTCATTGTCGATCGTGATTTGCCCGCAGATGTGCGTCACCTGACGCTCGCTTACACCCTGTTCGACATCACGTCTCGTCAGCCTCCGGTCGCCGTTGTCCAGGCGCCCGGGGCGGCGGGCAAGGAGAGTCTGCAATGAGCCAACCGACCCCCGCGTACGAGAAGTACTATGTTCCCGCTCAAAGCAAGTGGCCGATCGTCGCGACCGTGGCGCTGCTGACCACCGTCTACGGGCTGGGTACCTGGTTCAACGATCTCAAGGCCGACCGCGCCGAGTCCCACGGACCGCTGATCTTCTTCCTCGGCGCCTTGCTGATCGCCTACATGATGTTCGGCTGGTTCGGTGCGGTGGTGCGTGAAGGCCGTGCGGGACTCTACAGCCACCAGATGGATCGCTCGTTCCGCTGGGGTATGAGCTGGTTCATCTTTTCCGAAGTGATGTTCTTTATGGCCTTCTTCGGCGTGCTGTTCTATGTCCGCTACTGGGTCGGGCCCTGGCTAGACGGCGAAGGCGACAAGGGTGTCAGTGCGATGCTTTGGCCGAACTTCGAGTTCAGCTGGCCGCTGCTGAACAACCCGGACCCCAAGCTCTACCCTGCGCCGGAAGGCACCATCAGCCCATGGGGCCTGCCGCTGATCAACACCATCCTGCTGGTCAGTTCCAGTTTCGTCCTGACCTGGGCGCACCATGCGCTGCGCAAGGGCCACCGCAAGCAGCTCAAGCTGGGGCTGGGGATCACCGTGCTGCTGGGTGCCACGTTCCTCAGCTTGCAGATCGAAGAGTACATCCACGCCTACACCGAGCTGGGGTTGACGCTCGGTTCGGGAATCTACGGTGCGACCTTCTTCATGCTCACCGGGTTTCACGGGGCGCATGTGACCATCGGCGCAATTATTCTGACGGTCATGCTGGTGCGCAGCTTCCGCGGCCATTTCACGCCTGACCAGCACTTCGGTTTCGAGGCGGCGGCCTGGTACTGGCACTTTGTCGATGTGGTCTGGATCGGCCTGTTCATTTTCGTCTACGTGCTCTAGGGCGGGTGCAAGCCGGCGATGCGGCCGGCGTCTGGTTCGATGTGCCTGTGGTTCAACCGAACCCCGGTCGCAGTTGGCCGGAATAGAAACCCCAGGCGATCAGGGCGACCGTCAAGGCGGTGAGGGAGACGCGAATGAAAAGGGCGGTGAGCACGCGAGATCTGCGGCCCTCGTCCTTGACCAGGAAGAACAGACCACTGAACAGACTGACCAGCGTGGCCACTAACAATAGAACAATCGCCGCCTTGAGCATGAGCGGGTCCGCCTTAACAGGTGAACTGGGGGAAGTGGGGTGCAGTATAGCCAGCCGTATCGATACGCCGCGGGACGTGACATGAGCGGCTTCAAGCCAGGCCTGTTGCCCACCCTGGTGGTGCTGTGCCTGCTGCCGTTGCTGGTCTGGCTGGGGTGCTGGCAGCTGGAGCGCGCCGAGCAGAAGCGCGACATGCTGGCCCGGCAGGCAGCCCGTGAAGTCGCCGCGCCAGTGGCACCGGAGCAGGTCGAGCAGCTTGACGACCCGGCTTATGCGCGTGTCTATCTGCAAGGCAGCTTCGACGCCGCGCACAGTTTTCTGCTCGATAGCCGCACCCGTGATGGCCGGGTCGGCGTGGAGCTGTTGCAGCCATTCCGGGATGAACCCAGCGGCCGCTGGGTGCTGATCAATCGCGGTTGGTTGCCCTGGCCGGATCGACGAGTCCCGCCGAAATTCGATACGCCCGATAGACCGCTGAAACTGGCTGCATGGATTTACGCGCCTTCCGGCAAGCCGTTCTTGCTCAACGAGCGCATGGCAGAGGGCTGGCCAAGATTGCTCAATCACGTCGATGTCGAAGCGCTCTGGCAATTGCTCGGACGCGATGGCGTCGCATACGAGCTGCGACTGGAGCCCGGCCCGGCGGCGTACCGGGCGGACTGGCCGATCACCACCATGCAGCCGCAGCAGCATCTGGGCTACGCGGTGCAGTGGTTTGCGCTGGCAGCGGCGCTGCTGGCGTTGTTCATCTACTTCGGCGTGCATCAGGCACGAGGGAGCAAGCAGTGACCGCGATGAATCCGACCTTTACTCCCGCGCAACCCCAACGTCGCCGCGGCCGGCTGCAATTGCTGCTGATCCTGGCCGTGGTGATCGGCCCCATGTTACTGGCGACGGCGATGTATCGGTTCGGCTTCTGGATACCTGAAAGCCGAACCTACCACGGCGCTCTGGTGGCCACCGGCCAGGACCGCACGACGCTCGGCATAACCGTGCCGGCCGCCGCCGAACCGCGCTGGGAACTGCTGGTTACGGCACCGCAAGCGTGCGCCGAAGACTGCCAGCAGCTGGTCTACCTGGCGCGACAGATCAATATCGGCCTGGCGCGCGAAGCCGGCCGTGCCGGCCATGCGCTGGCGACCGGACAGGCGCTGAGCACCGACTACGATCAGCGCCTGCAGCGCGAATACCCGCAGCTACAGCGCTATGCGCTGGACCCGGCCGCTTATGGGAGCAACCCGGAGGCACCCGGCGGCGCGCAACTGTGGATCATCGATCCGCACGGCAATCTGGTGCTGCGTTACGACGCCAAGGCCAATGGCAAGGCGATCCTCGATGACCTCAAGCACCTGTTGAAAATCTCCCAGATCGGCTGACTAAGGCACTCGGCCGCCTCGCTGAAGTCTCAACGAGGTCGCCCAAGGAGAACCAGATGGCAAAACCCGGATATCGTCTTGCCCTCATTGCCACGCTGTTGGCCGTCGTGGTGGTACTGCTCGGTGCCTATACACGGCTGACCCACGCCGGCCTCGGCTGCCCGGACTGGCCCGGTTGCTATGGCTTTCTAGCGGTACCCATGAGCGAACAGGCACAGAGCCTGGCGGCGCTGCGCTTCCCGGATGCGCCGGTCGAGGTGAACAAAGGCTGGAACGAGATGGTGCATCGCTACTTCGCCGGCGCGCTGGGGCTGGTGATTCTCGCGCTCGCCGTGCAGGCGCTGCGGCGGCATGCGCAGCCGGGCCAGCCGGTCAAGCTGCCGTTGCTGCTGCTGGCCGTGGTCATTACCCAGGCGGCGTTCGGCATGTGGACGGTGACCCTGCAACTCTGGCCCCAGGTGGTGACCGCGCACCTGCTGGGCGGCTTCACGACCTTGAGCCTGCTGTTTCTGCTAACCCTGCGCCTGTCAGGGCGCCGCCCGGCCGTCCGGCCCCTACCGGCCCGGATCAGATCGCTGGCGATGCTCGGTCTGCTGGCGGTAATCGCCCAGGTCGCGCTGGGCGGTTGGGTCAGCAGCAACTATGCGGCGGTGGCCTGTACCGACTTCCCTACCTGCCACGGCGAGTGGTGGCCCGAGATGGATTTCGCCAATGCATTCAACCTGACTCACCACGACATCGGGCCCAACTACCTCGGCGGCCTGCTCTACGGCGAGGCACGTACCGCCATCCATCTCACCCATCGTCTCGGCGCGCTTACCGTGGCGCTGCTGTTATCGACCCTGAGCTGGCAGCTCTGGCGCAACGGCCTGCCTCGTCTTGCCGGGCTGTTGCTGGCGGCGCTGGCGCTGCAGGTCGGGCTGGGCATCAGCAATGTGCTGCTCAACCTGCCGTTGGCTGTCGCCGTTGCCCACAATGGCGGCGGCGCCTTGCTGCTGCTGGTCACGGTGCTGATCAACTACCACCTGCATCCGAGCCGCGAGACCGCCGTCGCGCCGGCGGCTCGGGCACAGCAGACTCCAGACACGCTAGGCGGGCTCGACCTGCCTCGCGCTTGACCACAAGGAGAACCCCATGGCGACTCTTCTCAGCGAACGCGGTACGCAGGCCAGCTGGCGCGACTATCTCGAGCTGACCAAGCCGAAGGTGGTGCTGCTGATGCTCATCACATCCCTGGTCGGCATGTTTCTCGCCACGCGTGCGGGTGTGCCCTGGACCGTGCTGGTGTTCGGCAACCTCGGCATCGCCCTATGTGCTGGCGGTGCTGCGGCGGTCAATCACGTCGTCGACCGGCGCATCGACTCGGTGATGGCACGCACCCACAAGCGGCCGCTGGCCGAAGGGCGGGTGTCGCCGGCCGCCGCCTTGTTCTTCGCGTTGCTTCTGGCGCTTGCCGGAATGGGCCTGCTGCTGACGTTCACCAACGCACTGGCCGCCTGGCTGACGCTGGCGTCATTGATCGGTTACGCAGTGATCTACACCGGCTTTCTCAAGCGCGCCACACCGCAGAACATCGTCATTGGCGGCCTCGCCGGTGCCGCGCCGCCACTGCTCGGCTGGGTGGCGGTGACCGGCCAGGTGACCGCCGAGCCGTTGTTGCTGGTGCTGATCATCTTCGCCTGGACGCCCCCGCACTTCTGGGCGCTGGCGATTCACCGCAAGGCGGAATACGCCAAGGTCAACGTGCCGATGCTGCCGGTGACCCACGGCGAGCACTACACCAAGGTGCATATTCTGCTCTACACGGCGATGCTGCTGGCGGTGAGTGTCATGCCATTCGCCATTCACATGAGTGGCCCGCTGTATCTCGCCGCTGCCGTCCTGCTGGGCGCACGCTTCCTGTTCTGGACGTTGGTGCTCTACCGCGACAGCCGACCGCATGCGGCCATCAAGACATTCAAATTCAGCATCTGGTACCTGTTCGCGCTGTTCATCGCGCTGCTGGTTGATCATTATCTGCCGCTCAATATCTAGGGCCGGTGGCGTAGGTGCGCTCACCGGTCTGACGCAGCCAACCCTGATGCAGCCAACTTAGGAATCCCATGACCCGCATCCAGAAGACCGTCTTCATCCTCGTCGCGCTGGTCGCGTTGGTCATCGGCCTGACGGTTTACAAGGTGCTCAATACCGAACGTCAACTCGACACGGCCGAGCTGCTCGATGCGGGGATCGTCATGCTTCCCCAGGGTCGCGACATGCCCGACGTCACCTTGACCAACCAGGACGGCGAGGCGGTGTCGATGGAACAGCTCGAAGGGCACTGGAACCTGCTGTTCTTCGGCTATACCTTCTGCCCCGATATCTGCCCGGCCACGCTCGCGGAACTGCGCCAGCTACGGGGCAGCCTGCCGGAAGAGGTGAACCAGCGGCTACAGCCGATCCTGGTCAGCGTCGACCCCGAGCGCGACACGCCCGAGCAACTGAAAAAGTATCTGGATTATTTCGGCGCCGGCTTCATCGGCCTGACCGGGCCGCTGGACGATATCCAGACGCTCGCCAACGCGGCGGGCGTGCCGTTCATTCCGGCCGATACCTCGAAAAAGGACTACACCGTCGATCATGGCGCGAACCTTGCGCTTATCGGCCCGGACGGCCGTTTGCGTGGCTTCATCCGCGCACCGATGCGCACCGAGAAACTCGCCGAGCAATTGCCGGCGGTGCTGGCGTTGGAATAACGCCCCCTGGCGGCTCGTCTGTGCAGACGGGCGCAACAAAAAGGCCCGCGCTGGAATATGCCAGGCGGGCCTCGGTGACACTTATGGCACTACCAAAAGTGCCTCAGCTTAGAACGCCGGAACCACCGCGCCCTGGTACTTCCCCTTGATGAACTGCTTTACGGCGTCGCTGTGCAGGGCATTGGCCAGCTTTTGCATGGCATCGCTGTCCTTGTTGTCCGGACGGGCCACCAGGATGTTCACGTAGGGCGAGTCGCTGCCTTCGATGAACAGGGCGTCTTCGGTGGGGTTGAGCTTGGCTTCCAGCGCGTAGTTGGTGTTGATCAGCGCCAGGTCGACCTGGGTCAGCACGCGCGGCAGGGTCGCGGCTTCCAGCTCACGAAGCTTGATGTGCTTCGGGTTCTCGGCGATGTCCTTCGGCGTCGCGGTAATGCCGGCGCCTTCCTTGAGGGTGATCACGCCGGCCTTTTGTAGCAGCAGCAGCGCGCGGCCGCCGTTGGTGGCGTCGTTGGGAATCACCACGGTCGCGCCATCGGGCAGCTCGTCCAGCGACTTGTACTTGCTCGAATAGGCACCGAAGGGCTCGATGTGGACGCCCGCTACGCTGACCAGTTCGGTGCCCTTGCCCTTGTTGAACTCGTCCAGGTACGGCTGGTGCTGGAAGAAGTTGGCGTCCAGGCGCTTTTCGGCCACCTGGATGTTCGGTTGCACGTAGTCGGTGAAGACCTTGACCTTCAGATCGACGCCCTGCTCGGCGAGCTGGGGTTTGACGAATTCGAGGATCTCGGCGTGCGGGACGGCCGTGGCGGCAACGTTCAGCTCGTCGGCGGCCTGGGCCGAGAAAGCCGCGACGGCGGCGAAGGCGGCTAGCAGTTTTTTCATGGACAGCTCCTTATCGATGCGGCGAGTCGATCGCCGATATCTGTTGTGCGGCCCCGCGTACGAAAAGGGCCAGACGATTACTTACGGGAAAAATGCGTTACCAGTTTGTCACCGACGCTCTGCAGGACCTGCACCAGCACCAGCAACAGGACCACGGTGACCACCATGACGTCGGTCTGGAAGCGCTGGTAACCGAAGCGGATCGCCAGATCGCCAAGCCCGCCGGCGCCCACAACGCCGGCCATGGCGGTATAGGACACCAGGGTAATGGCGGTGACGGTAATGGCGGCGATGATGCCTGGGCGGGCCTCGGGCAGCAATGCGCTGAAGATGATCTGCCGGGTGGTGGCGCCCATGGCCTGGGTTGCTTCGATGATGCCGCGATCGACTTCGCGCAGCGCTGTCTCTACCAATCGCGCAAAAAACGGCGCGGCGCCAACCACCAGCGGCGGGATCGCCCCGGCGACGCCTAACGAGGTGCCGGTGATCAGCACCGTGAAGGGAATCATCACGATCAGCAGGATGATGAACGGCAGCGAGCGCAGCACGTTGACCACGAACGAGAGGAAGGCATACAACGGACCGTTCTCGAATAGCTGGCGCGGGCCGGCGAGGAACAGCAGCACGCCCAGCGGCAGGCCCAGCAGGATGGTGAACAGCAGCGAGCCACCGAGCATCAGCAGGGTGTCCAGCGTAGCCAGCCAGATTTCGTACCAGTCGACGTTTGCCAGTAGGGCTTCCATCAGCGCAGTACCTCCACATGCACGTCAGCGGCGTCCAGCCGGGCCAGCGCGGCAGCCATATCGCCGCCGACCAGGGCCAGGGTCAGCTGGCCGTAAGGGGTGTCCTTGATGCGATCGATGCGCCCCGAGAGGATGCTGAAATCGACACCGGTGTCCCGTGCGACGGTGCCCAGCAACGGCTTGTAGGTGGCCTCGCCCTGGAACGTCAGACGCAGAATGCGGCCGGGTACGTGGGCGAAGTCATCATGCTGCTCGCCTTCATCGACCGCTTCGTCTTCAAGCACGAAGCGCTGGGTGGTGGGGTGCTTGGGATGCAGGAACACCTCGGTCACCGGCCCC comes from Stutzerimonas stutzeri and encodes:
- a CDS encoding COX15/CtaA family protein, translating into MAKPGYRLALIATLLAVVVVLLGAYTRLTHAGLGCPDWPGCYGFLAVPMSEQAQSLAALRFPDAPVEVNKGWNEMVHRYFAGALGLVILALAVQALRRHAQPGQPVKLPLLLLAVVITQAAFGMWTVTLQLWPQVVTAHLLGGFTTLSLLFLLTLRLSGRRPAVRPLPARIRSLAMLGLLAVIAQVALGGWVSSNYAAVACTDFPTCHGEWWPEMDFANAFNLTHHDIGPNYLGGLLYGEARTAIHLTHRLGALTVALLLSTLSWQLWRNGLPRLAGLLLAALALQVGLGISNVLLNLPLAVAVAHNGGGALLLLVTVLINYHLHPSRETAVAPAARAQQTPDTLGGLDLPRA
- a CDS encoding SCO family protein, producing the protein MTRIQKTVFILVALVALVIGLTVYKVLNTERQLDTAELLDAGIVMLPQGRDMPDVTLTNQDGEAVSMEQLEGHWNLLFFGYTFCPDICPATLAELRQLRGSLPEEVNQRLQPILVSVDPERDTPEQLKKYLDYFGAGFIGLTGPLDDIQTLANAAGVPFIPADTSKKDYTVDHGANLALIGPDGRLRGFIRAPMRTEKLAEQLPAVLALE
- a CDS encoding SURF1 family protein; this translates as MSGFKPGLLPTLVVLCLLPLLVWLGCWQLERAEQKRDMLARQAAREVAAPVAPEQVEQLDDPAYARVYLQGSFDAAHSFLLDSRTRDGRVGVELLQPFRDEPSGRWVLINRGWLPWPDRRVPPKFDTPDRPLKLAAWIYAPSGKPFLLNERMAEGWPRLLNHVDVEALWQLLGRDGVAYELRLEPGPAAYRADWPITTMQPQQHLGYAVQWFALAAALLALFIYFGVHQARGSKQ
- a CDS encoding cytochrome c oxidase assembly protein, which encodes MNTELPLAKLIRRLLLLVVVMFAFGFALVPLYDVMCKAFGINGKTAGAYEGTQVTDDAREVRVQFLATNASGMTWEFHPLADQLSVNPGAIQEMRFVAFNPTDRPMTAQAVPSISPSKAAAYFHKTECFCFTQQVLQPGERIEMPVRFIVDRDLPADVRHLTLAYTLFDITSRQPPVAVVQAPGAAGKESLQ
- a CDS encoding twin transmembrane helix small protein; the encoded protein is MLKAAIVLLLVATLVSLFSGLFFLVKDEGRRSRVLTALFIRVSLTALTVALIAWGFYSGQLRPGFG
- a CDS encoding MetQ/NlpA family ABC transporter substrate-binding protein, coding for MKKLLAAFAAVAAFSAQAADELNVAATAVPHAEILEFVKPQLAEQGVDLKVKVFTDYVQPNIQVAEKRLDANFFQHQPYLDEFNKGKGTELVSVAGVHIEPFGAYSSKYKSLDELPDGATVVIPNDATNGGRALLLLQKAGVITLKEGAGITATPKDIAENPKHIKLRELEAATLPRVLTQVDLALINTNYALEAKLNPTEDALFIEGSDSPYVNILVARPDNKDSDAMQKLANALHSDAVKQFIKGKYQGAVVPAF
- a CDS encoding methionine ABC transporter permease — protein: MEALLANVDWYEIWLATLDTLLMLGGSLLFTILLGLPLGVLLFLAGPRQLFENGPLYAFLSFVVNVLRSLPFIILLIVMIPFTVLITGTSLGVAGAIPPLVVGAAPFFARLVETALREVDRGIIEATQAMGATTRQIIFSALLPEARPGIIAAITVTAITLVSYTAMAGVVGAGGLGDLAIRFGYQRFQTDVMVVTVVLLLVLVQVLQSVGDKLVTHFSRK
- a CDS encoding cytochrome c oxidase subunit 3, coding for MSQPTPAYEKYYVPAQSKWPIVATVALLTTVYGLGTWFNDLKADRAESHGPLIFFLGALLIAYMMFGWFGAVVREGRAGLYSHQMDRSFRWGMSWFIFSEVMFFMAFFGVLFYVRYWVGPWLDGEGDKGVSAMLWPNFEFSWPLLNNPDPKLYPAPEGTISPWGLPLINTILLVSSSFVLTWAHHALRKGHRKQLKLGLGITVLLGATFLSLQIEEYIHAYTELGLTLGSGIYGATFFMLTGFHGAHVTIGAIILTVMLVRSFRGHFTPDQHFGFEAAAWYWHFVDVVWIGLFIFVYVL
- the cyoE gene encoding heme o synthase, with translation MATLLSERGTQASWRDYLELTKPKVVLLMLITSLVGMFLATRAGVPWTVLVFGNLGIALCAGGAAAVNHVVDRRIDSVMARTHKRPLAEGRVSPAAALFFALLLALAGMGLLLTFTNALAAWLTLASLIGYAVIYTGFLKRATPQNIVIGGLAGAAPPLLGWVAVTGQVTAEPLLLVLIIFAWTPPHFWALAIHRKAEYAKVNVPMLPVTHGEHYTKVHILLYTAMLLAVSVMPFAIHMSGPLYLAAAVLLGARFLFWTLVLYRDSRPHAAIKTFKFSIWYLFALFIALLVDHYLPLNI